A section of the Ornithinimicrobium sufpigmenti genome encodes:
- the tuf gene encoding elongation factor Tu: protein MAKAKFERSKPHVNIGTIGHIDHGKTTLTAAISKVLHDKYPDLNEASPFDKIDKAPEERQRGITISISHIEYQTDKRHYAHVDCPGHADYVKNMITGAAQMDGAILVVAATDGPMPQTKEHVLLARQVGVPYIVVALNKSDMVDDEEIMELVEMEVRELLSSYEFPGDDLPVVRVSALKALEGDEKWANSVLELMDTVDSYIPEPERDLDKPFMMPVEDVFTITGRGTVVTGRIERGILKVNEEIEIVGIRPTSSKTTVTGIEMFRKLLDEGRAGENVGLLLRGTKREDVERGQVIVKPGTITPHTEFEAQAYILSKDEGGRHTPFYDNYRPQFYFRTTDVTGVVHLPEGTEMVMPGDNTDMRVELIQPIAMEDGLMFNIREGGRTVGAGRVTKILK from the coding sequence GTGGCTAAGGCCAAGTTCGAGCGGAGCAAGCCGCACGTCAACATCGGAACCATCGGTCACATCGACCACGGCAAGACCACGCTCACGGCTGCCATCTCGAAGGTGCTGCACGACAAGTACCCGGACCTCAACGAGGCCTCGCCGTTCGACAAGATCGACAAGGCCCCCGAAGAGCGTCAGCGCGGCATCACCATCTCCATCTCGCACATCGAGTACCAGACCGACAAGCGCCACTACGCGCACGTCGACTGCCCCGGTCACGCCGACTACGTCAAGAACATGATCACCGGCGCGGCCCAGATGGATGGTGCGATCCTCGTGGTCGCCGCCACCGACGGCCCCATGCCGCAGACCAAGGAGCACGTCCTCCTGGCCCGCCAGGTCGGCGTCCCCTACATCGTCGTGGCCCTGAACAAGTCCGACATGGTCGACGACGAGGAGATCATGGAGCTCGTCGAGATGGAGGTCCGCGAGCTGCTGTCCTCCTACGAGTTCCCCGGTGACGACCTGCCGGTCGTGCGCGTCTCGGCGCTGAAGGCGCTCGAGGGCGACGAGAAGTGGGCCAACTCCGTCCTGGAGCTCATGGACACCGTGGACAGCTACATCCCGGAGCCCGAGCGCGACCTGGACAAGCCGTTCATGATGCCCGTCGAGGACGTCTTCACCATCACCGGCCGCGGCACCGTGGTCACCGGCCGCATCGAGCGCGGCATCCTGAAGGTCAACGAGGAGATCGAGATCGTCGGCATCCGCCCGACCTCCTCCAAGACGACCGTCACGGGCATCGAGATGTTCCGCAAGCTGCTCGACGAGGGGCGCGCCGGTGAGAACGTCGGCCTGCTGCTCCGCGGCACCAAGCGCGAGGACGTCGAGCGCGGCCAGGTCATCGTCAAGCCGGGCACGATCACCCCGCACACCGAGTTCGAGGCGCAGGCCTACATCCTGTCCAAGGACGAGGGTGGCCGGCACACCCCGTTCTACGACAACTACCGCCCGCAGTTCTACTTCCGCACCACGGACGTGACCGGCGTCGTGCACCTCCCCGAGGGCACCGAGATGGTCATGCCGGGCGACAACACCGACATGCGCGTCGAGCTGATCCAGCCGATCGCCATGGAGGACGGCCTGATGTTCAACATCCGTGAGGGTGGCCGCACCGTCGGCGCCGGCCGGGTCACCAAGATCCTGAAGTGA
- the fusA gene encoding elongation factor G, with protein MAQDVLTDLRKVRNIGIMAHIDAGKTTTTERILFYTGRNHKMGETHDGASTTDWMEQEKERGITITSAAVTSFWHGTQINLIDTPGHVDFTVEVERNLRVLDGAVAVFDGKEGVEPQSETVWRQADKYGVPRMCFINKMDKMGADFYFSVQTMVDRLGATPLVMQLPIGAESDFIGVVDLISMKALTWSVDTALGEAYDTGDIPADLQERAEEYRNALVEKVAEADEELLDKYLGGEELTEEEIKKGVRALTLAGEVNPVFCGTAFKNKGVQPLLDAIVDYLPSPLDLPPTEGLKPGDEETTVTRRPSTDEPFAALAFKIATHPFFGTLTYIRVYSGEISAGQPVMNATKGKRERLGKLFQMHANKENPVEKVSAGHIYAVIGLKDTTTGDTLCDMSEQIILESMTFPEPVIHVAIEPKTKGDQEKLGTAIQKLAQEDPTFTVRLDEETGQTVIGGMGELHLDILVDRMKREFKVEANVGAPQVAYRETIRRKVEKLDYTHKKQTGGSGQFAKIQISIEPMDTSEGELYTFDNTVTGGRVPREYIPSVDQGIQDAMQLGILAGYPLVGVKATLIDGAYHDVDSSEMAFKIAGSMAFKEAARKADPVLLEPVMAVEVRTPEDYMGDVIGDLNSRRGQIQAMEDVSGAKVVRAVVPLSEMFGYVGDLRSKTQGRANYTMQFDSYAEVPRNVAEEIIKKVRGE; from the coding sequence GTGGCACAGGACGTCCTGACGGACCTACGCAAGGTCCGCAACATCGGCATCATGGCGCACATCGATGCCGGCAAGACGACGACCACCGAGCGCATCCTGTTCTACACGGGTCGCAACCACAAGATGGGCGAGACGCACGACGGCGCCTCGACCACCGACTGGATGGAGCAGGAGAAGGAGCGGGGGATCACCATCACCTCCGCAGCCGTCACCAGCTTCTGGCACGGCACGCAGATCAACCTGATCGACACCCCCGGCCACGTCGACTTCACCGTCGAGGTGGAGCGCAACCTGCGCGTCCTGGACGGTGCCGTCGCCGTCTTCGACGGCAAGGAGGGTGTCGAGCCCCAGTCCGAGACCGTGTGGCGCCAGGCCGACAAGTACGGCGTCCCGCGCATGTGCTTCATCAACAAGATGGACAAGATGGGCGCGGACTTCTACTTCTCCGTGCAGACCATGGTGGACCGCCTCGGCGCCACCCCGCTGGTGATGCAGCTGCCCATCGGCGCCGAGTCCGACTTCATCGGCGTCGTCGACCTGATCAGCATGAAGGCCCTGACCTGGTCGGTGGACACCGCCCTGGGCGAGGCCTACGACACCGGGGACATCCCGGCCGACCTGCAGGAGAGGGCCGAGGAGTACCGCAACGCCCTGGTCGAGAAGGTCGCCGAGGCGGACGAGGAGCTGCTCGACAAGTACCTGGGCGGCGAGGAGCTGACCGAGGAGGAGATCAAGAAGGGTGTGCGCGCGCTGACCCTGGCCGGCGAGGTCAACCCGGTCTTCTGCGGCACCGCCTTCAAGAACAAGGGCGTCCAGCCGCTGCTGGACGCGATCGTGGACTACCTGCCCTCCCCGCTGGACCTGCCTCCCACCGAGGGCCTGAAGCCGGGCGACGAGGAGACCACGGTCACCCGCAGGCCCAGCACCGACGAGCCGTTCGCGGCGCTGGCCTTCAAGATCGCCACGCACCCCTTCTTCGGCACCCTGACCTACATCCGGGTCTACTCCGGCGAGATCTCCGCCGGTCAGCCGGTGATGAACGCGACGAAGGGCAAGCGCGAGCGCCTGGGCAAGCTGTTCCAGATGCACGCCAACAAGGAGAACCCGGTCGAGAAGGTCTCCGCGGGCCACATCTACGCGGTGATCGGGCTGAAGGACACCACCACCGGTGACACGCTCTGCGACATGAGCGAGCAGATCATCCTGGAGTCGATGACCTTCCCGGAGCCGGTCATCCACGTCGCCATCGAGCCCAAGACCAAGGGCGACCAGGAGAAGCTGGGCACCGCGATCCAGAAGCTGGCCCAGGAGGACCCGACCTTCACCGTCCGCCTGGACGAGGAGACCGGCCAGACCGTCATCGGCGGGATGGGCGAGCTGCACCTGGACATCCTGGTGGACCGGATGAAGCGCGAGTTCAAGGTCGAGGCCAACGTGGGCGCCCCGCAGGTGGCCTACCGTGAGACCATCCGCCGCAAGGTCGAGAAGCTGGACTACACCCACAAGAAGCAGACCGGTGGGTCGGGCCAGTTCGCCAAGATCCAGATCAGCATCGAGCCGATGGACACCTCCGAGGGCGAGCTGTACACCTTCGACAACACGGTCACCGGTGGTCGCGTCCCGCGCGAGTACATCCCCTCCGTGGACCAGGGCATCCAGGACGCGATGCAGCTGGGCATCCTCGCCGGCTACCCGCTCGTGGGCGTGAAGGCCACCCTGATCGACGGTGCCTACCACGACGTCGACTCCTCGGAGATGGCGTTCAAGATCGCCGGTTCGATGGCCTTTAAGGAGGCTGCCCGCAAGGCCGACCCGGTCCTGCTGGAGCCGGTCATGGCCGTCGAGGTGCGCACGCCCGAGGACTACATGGGCGACGTCATCGGCGACCTCAACTCCCGCCGTGGCCAGATCCAGGCCATGGAGGACGTGTCCGGCGCCAAGGTCGTCCGGGCCGTGGTGCCGCTGTCGGAGATGTTCGGGTACGTTGGTGACCTGCGGTCCAAGACGCAGGGTCGTGCCAACTACACCATGCAGTTCGACTCCTACGCCGAGGTTCCTCGGAACGTGGCCGAGGAGATCATCAAGAAGGTTCGCGGCGAGTGA
- the rpsG gene encoding 30S ribosomal protein S7 yields MPRKGPAPKRPLIQDPVYGSQLVTQLVNKILTDGKKSTAERIVYGALEGCRAKTGTDPVQTLKRALDNVKPSLEVKSRRVGGATYQVPIEVKPGRSTTLALRWLTGYARQRREKTMTERLMNEILDASNGLGAAVKRREDTHKMADANKAFAHYRW; encoded by the coding sequence ATGCCTCGTAAGGGCCCAGCTCCGAAGCGCCCCCTCATCCAGGACCCGGTCTACGGCAGCCAGCTGGTCACCCAGCTGGTCAACAAGATCCTGACCGACGGCAAGAAGTCGACGGCCGAGCGCATCGTCTACGGCGCCCTCGAGGGCTGCCGCGCCAAGACCGGCACCGACCCCGTGCAGACGCTCAAGCGTGCGCTCGACAACGTCAAGCCCAGCCTCGAGGTCAAGTCCCGCCGCGTCGGCGGTGCGACCTACCAGGTGCCGATCGAGGTCAAGCCCGGCCGGTCCACCACCCTCGCCCTGCGCTGGCTGACCGGCTACGCCCGTCAGCGCCGCGAGAAGACGATGACCGAGCGGCTGATGAACGAGATCCTCGACGCGAGCAACGGCCTGGGCGCCGCGGTGAAGCGTCGCGAGGACACCCACAAGATGGCCGACGCCAACAAGGCGTTCGCGCACTACCGCTGGTGA
- the rpsL gene encoding 30S ribosomal protein S12 — protein MPTINQLVRKGRADKVKKTNSPALKGNPQRRGVCTRVYTTTPKKPNSALRKVARVRLTSGVEVTAYIPGVGHNLQEHSIVLVRGGRVKDLPGVRYKIIRGSLDTQGVKGRNQARSRYGAKKEKK, from the coding sequence GTGCCTACGATCAACCAGCTTGTCCGCAAGGGCAGGGCCGACAAGGTCAAGAAGACCAACTCGCCCGCGCTCAAGGGCAACCCGCAGCGCCGTGGCGTCTGCACCCGCGTCTACACGACCACCCCCAAGAAGCCGAACTCCGCCCTGCGCAAGGTCGCCCGTGTGCGCCTGACCAGCGGCGTCGAGGTGACGGCCTACATCCCGGGCGTCGGCCACAACCTGCAGGAGCACTCGATCGTGCTCGTCCGCGGCGGCCGCGTGAAGGACCTGCCCGGCGTGCGCTACAAGATCATCCGCGGCTCCCTGGACACCCAGGGCGTCAAGGGCCGCAACCAGGCCCGCTCCCGGTACGGCGCCAAGAAGGAGAAGAAGTAA
- a CDS encoding DNA-directed RNA polymerase subunit beta' → MLDVNFFDELRIGLATAEDIRGWSHGEVKKPETINYRTLKPEKDGLFCEKIFGPTRDWECYCGKYKRVRFKGIICERCGVEVTRAGVRRERMGHIELAAPVTHIWYFKGVPSRLGYLLDLAPKDLEKVIYFAAYMITHVDEDGRHSDLPSLEAQIQNEKKVLENRRDADVEERAKKLETDLAELEAEGARADAKRKVRDGAEREMNQIRRRADQQIERLEQVWDRFRNLKVQDLEGDEILYREMRDRFGMYFEGGMGAAALQKRLQTFDLTAEAEKLREIIATGKGQRKTRAIKRLKVVTSFLQTKNEPAGMVLDAVPVIPPDLRPMVQLDGGRFATSDLNDLYRRVINRNNRLKRLLDLGAPEIIVNNEKRMLQEAVDSLFDNGRRGRAVTGPGNRPLKSLSDMLKGKQGRFRQNLLGKRVDYSGRSVIVVGPQLRLHQCGLPKQMALELFKPFVMKRLVDLDHAQNIKSAKRMVERGRSVVWDVLEEVITDHPVLLNRAPTLHRLGIQAFEPQLVEGKAIQIHPLVCTAFNADFDGDQMAVHLPLSAEAQAEARILMLSSNNILKPADGRPVTMPTQDMVIGLFHLTSDAWEEPETAHLVDEDGNRHLRSFGSVAEARMAFDAGQIALGSTISLRLVHTAPPVDFELPEGTEVTEDGVASSFTLETTLGRAIFNDSLPPNYPYVTDVVDKKRLSGIVNDLAERYTKVQVAASLDSLKDSGFYWATRSGTTVAVSDVQTPERKAEILSAYEAKASKVQLQYERGLITDDERRQELIEIWTQATNEVARELETTMPKDNTIYRMVTSGARGNWFQLRQIAGMRGLMANPKGEIIPRPIKSNFREGLSVLEFFISTHGARKGLADTALRTADSGYLTRRLVDVSQDVIIREDDCGTERGFIMPIAQMGVSGALRLHDDVETSVYARTLAESVERDGEMLAQAGIDLGDVVIDRLVEAGVEEVKVRSVLTCESLVGTCAKCYGRSLATGKLVDIGEAVGIIAAQSIGEPGTQLTMRTFHTGGVAGDDITQGLPRVVELFEARTPKAVAPIAEATGRVEIEDTDKTRRIILTPDDGSEEQAYPVSKRSRLLVSDGEHVEVGTQLIVGAIDPKQVLRILGPRATQQHLVDQVQGVYRQQGVSIHDKHIEVIVRQMLRRITVIEAGDAELLPGTLVERGRFEGENRRVVSEGGRPASGRPELMGITKASLATDSWLSAASFQETTRVLTEAAMEAKSDPLLGLKENVILGKLIPAGTGLTRYRNLTVEPTEEAKAAAYAVPDYEDFDYAGAFGAGSGEAVRLDDLPMDEQRY, encoded by the coding sequence GTGCTTGACGTTAACTTCTTTGACGAGCTACGCATCGGCCTGGCCACGGCGGAGGACATCCGTGGCTGGAGCCACGGCGAGGTCAAGAAGCCCGAGACCATCAACTACCGCACCCTCAAGCCCGAGAAGGACGGCCTCTTCTGCGAGAAGATCTTCGGCCCCACCCGGGACTGGGAGTGCTACTGCGGCAAGTACAAGCGCGTCCGCTTCAAGGGCATCATCTGTGAGCGCTGCGGCGTCGAGGTGACCCGCGCCGGCGTGCGACGGGAGCGGATGGGCCACATCGAGCTGGCCGCCCCCGTGACCCACATCTGGTACTTCAAGGGTGTCCCGTCGCGTCTGGGCTACCTGCTCGACCTGGCCCCGAAGGACCTGGAGAAGGTCATCTACTTCGCGGCCTACATGATCACCCACGTCGACGAGGACGGCCGGCACAGCGACCTGCCCAGCCTCGAGGCGCAGATCCAGAACGAGAAGAAGGTCCTGGAGAACCGCCGCGACGCCGACGTGGAGGAGCGGGCCAAGAAGCTCGAGACCGACCTGGCCGAGCTGGAGGCCGAGGGCGCCCGCGCCGACGCCAAGCGCAAGGTCCGCGACGGCGCCGAGCGGGAGATGAACCAGATCCGCCGCCGCGCCGACCAGCAGATCGAGCGCCTGGAGCAGGTCTGGGACCGCTTCCGCAACCTCAAGGTCCAGGACCTGGAGGGTGATGAGATCCTCTACCGCGAGATGCGTGACCGCTTCGGCATGTACTTCGAGGGCGGCATGGGTGCGGCAGCGCTGCAGAAGCGTCTGCAGACCTTCGACCTGACCGCCGAGGCCGAGAAGCTGCGCGAGATCATCGCGACCGGCAAGGGCCAGCGCAAGACCCGCGCGATCAAGCGGCTCAAGGTCGTCACCAGCTTCCTGCAGACCAAGAACGAGCCGGCCGGCATGGTGCTGGACGCCGTCCCGGTCATCCCGCCGGACCTGCGCCCGATGGTGCAGCTGGACGGTGGCCGGTTCGCGACCTCGGACCTGAACGACCTCTACCGTCGCGTCATCAACCGCAACAACCGCCTCAAGCGGCTGCTGGACCTGGGCGCGCCGGAGATCATCGTCAACAACGAGAAGCGGATGCTGCAGGAGGCCGTGGACAGCCTGTTCGACAACGGCCGCCGCGGTCGTGCGGTCACCGGCCCGGGCAACCGGCCGCTGAAGTCGCTGTCCGACATGCTCAAGGGCAAGCAGGGCCGGTTCCGCCAGAACCTGCTGGGCAAGCGCGTGGACTACTCGGGCCGTTCGGTCATCGTGGTCGGTCCGCAGCTGCGCCTGCACCAGTGCGGTCTGCCCAAGCAGATGGCGCTGGAGCTGTTCAAGCCGTTCGTGATGAAGCGTCTGGTCGACCTGGACCACGCGCAGAACATCAAGTCCGCCAAGCGGATGGTCGAGCGGGGCCGCAGCGTGGTCTGGGACGTGCTCGAGGAGGTCATCACCGACCACCCCGTGCTGCTGAACCGGGCACCCACCCTGCACCGCCTGGGCATCCAGGCCTTCGAGCCGCAGCTGGTCGAGGGCAAGGCGATCCAGATCCACCCGCTGGTCTGCACCGCCTTCAACGCCGACTTCGACGGCGACCAGATGGCCGTGCACCTGCCGCTGTCCGCGGAGGCGCAGGCCGAGGCCCGCATCCTGATGCTGTCCTCCAACAACATCCTCAAGCCGGCGGACGGTCGCCCGGTCACCATGCCCACCCAGGACATGGTCATCGGCCTCTTCCACCTGACGAGCGACGCCTGGGAGGAGCCGGAGACGGCCCACCTGGTCGACGAGGACGGCAACCGCCACCTGCGCTCCTTCGGCTCGGTCGCCGAGGCCCGGATGGCCTTCGACGCCGGCCAGATCGCGCTGGGCAGCACGATCTCCCTGCGGCTGGTCCACACCGCGCCCCCGGTCGACTTCGAGCTGCCCGAGGGCACCGAGGTCACCGAGGACGGGGTCGCCTCCAGCTTCACCCTGGAGACGACCCTGGGTCGGGCGATCTTCAACGACTCCCTGCCGCCGAACTACCCCTACGTCACCGACGTGGTGGACAAGAAGCGGCTCTCCGGGATCGTCAACGACCTCGCCGAGCGCTACACCAAGGTGCAGGTCGCGGCCAGCCTGGACTCGCTGAAGGACTCCGGCTTCTACTGGGCGACCCGCTCGGGCACCACCGTGGCCGTCTCCGACGTGCAGACGCCGGAGCGCAAGGCGGAGATCCTGTCCGCCTACGAGGCCAAGGCGAGCAAGGTCCAGCTGCAGTACGAGCGGGGCCTGATCACCGACGACGAGCGCCGTCAGGAGCTCATCGAGATCTGGACCCAGGCCACCAACGAGGTGGCCCGGGAGCTGGAGACCACGATGCCCAAGGACAACACCATCTACCGGATGGTCACCTCGGGCGCCCGTGGTAACTGGTTCCAGCTGCGGCAGATCGCCGGCATGCGCGGCCTCATGGCCAACCCCAAGGGTGAGATCATCCCGCGGCCGATCAAGTCCAACTTCCGCGAGGGTCTGTCCGTGCTGGAGTTCTTCATCTCCACGCACGGCGCCCGCAAGGGTCTGGCGGACACCGCGCTGCGGACCGCGGACTCGGGCTACCTGACCCGTCGCCTGGTGGACGTCAGCCAGGACGTCATCATCCGTGAGGACGACTGCGGCACCGAGCGTGGCTTCATCATGCCGATCGCCCAGATGGGCGTCAGCGGTGCGCTGCGTCTGCACGACGACGTCGAGACCTCCGTCTACGCCCGCACGCTGGCGGAGTCGGTGGAGCGCGACGGGGAGATGCTGGCGCAGGCCGGCATCGACCTGGGCGACGTGGTCATCGACCGCCTGGTCGAGGCCGGGGTCGAGGAGGTCAAGGTCCGTTCGGTCCTGACCTGCGAGTCCCTCGTCGGCACCTGCGCCAAGTGCTACGGCCGCAGCCTGGCGACCGGCAAGCTGGTCGACATCGGCGAGGCCGTCGGCATCATCGCCGCCCAGTCGATCGGTGAGCCCGGCACCCAGCTGACGATGCGCACCTTCCACACCGGTGGTGTGGCCGGTGACGACATCACTCAGGGTCTGCCGCGTGTCGTGGAGCTGTTCGAGGCGCGCACCCCCAAGGCGGTCGCCCCGATCGCCGAGGCCACCGGGCGCGTGGAGATCGAGGACACCGACAAGACCCGTCGGATCATCCTCACCCCGGACGACGGCTCCGAGGAGCAGGCCTACCCGGTCAGCAAGCGTTCGCGCCTGCTGGTCAGCGACGGCGAGCACGTCGAGGTCGGCACCCAGCTGATCGTCGGCGCGATCGACCCCAAGCAGGTCCTGCGGATCCTGGGCCCCCGTGCCACCCAGCAGCACCTGGTCGACCAGGTGCAGGGCGTCTACCGCCAGCAGGGTGTCTCGATCCACGACAAGCACATCGAGGTCATCGTCCGGCAGATGCTGCGCCGGATCACGGTCATCGAGGCTGGCGACGCCGAGCTGCTGCCCGGCACGCTGGTCGAGCGCGGCCGGTTCGAGGGTGAGAACCGCCGGGTCGTCTCCGAGGGCGGTCGCCCCGCCTCGGGTCGTCCGGAGCTGATGGGCATCACCAAGGCCTCGCTGGCGACCGACTCCTGGCTCTCCGCGGCCTCCTTCCAGGAGACCACCCGCGTCCTCACCGAGGCCGCGATGGAAGCCAAGAGCGACCCGCTGCTGGGCCTGAAGGAGAACGTCATCCTCGGCAAGCTGATCCCCGCGGGGACCGGCCTGACCCGCTACCGCAACCTCACCGTGGAGCCCACGGAGGAGGCCAAGGCCGCGGCCTACGCCGTGCCGGACTACGAGGACTTCGACTACGCCGGTGCCTTCGGGGCCGGCTCGGGCGAGGCCGTGCGTCTGGACGACCTGCCGATGGACGAGCAGCGCTACTGA